The following are encoded in a window of Diorhabda sublineata isolate icDioSubl1.1 chromosome 5, icDioSubl1.1, whole genome shotgun sequence genomic DNA:
- the LOC130444664 gene encoding uncharacterized protein LOC130444664, with product MPHRKSLEALNFTLKDLRRNNNIFGGLIILLAGDLRQTLPVIPRATPADELNACLKASPLWNNVKTLSLTTNMRVQLQNNQSAAQFSKQLLAVGNGKVPVDATSGLITLTNDFCRFVESQLALIEKGFLNISENYQNYAWLSQRAILAAKNNDVHALNFTIQSKIAGDLVTYKSVDSITNPDDVVNYSTEFLNSLELPGFPPHNLQLKVGTVIMILRNLNPPRLCNGTRLSVERLMPNLIEATIINGKYAGKNVCIPRIPMIPIDLPFEFKRLKFPVLLRWQ from the coding sequence ATGCCACATAGGAAATCACTTGAAGCACTTAACTTCACACTGAAGGATCTTCGGCGAAATAACAACATCTTTGGCGGCTTGATTATATTGTTGGCAGGCGATTTGAGGCAGACGTTGCCAGTAATTCCCCGTGCAACGCCTGCAGATGAATTGAATGCTTGCCTGAAAGCATCACCTTTATGGAATAACGTAAAAACATTATCGCTAACTACTAATATGAGAgttcaacttcaaaataatcaaagcgctgcacaattttccaaacaattGTTAGctgttggaaatggaaaagtCCCAGTTGATGCGACATCTGGATTAATTACTCTTACCAACGACTTTTGCCGATTTGTAGAGTCTCAATTAGCTCTTATTGAAAAAGGTTTCCTAAACATTAGTGAGAATTATCAGAATTATGCTTGGTTAAGTCAACGAGCAATTCTTGCCGCAAAGAATAATGATGTACACGCACTGAATTTCAccattcaatcaaaaattgctGGCGATTTGGTGACATACAAATCCGTTGATTCCATAACAAATCCCGATGATGTAGTAAATTATTCAACGGAGTTTTTGAACTCTCTGGAGTTACCAGGATTTCCACCACATAACTTGCAGCTCAAAGTTGGTACAGTTATTATGATATTGCGTAATTTGAATCCACCGCGACTTTGCAACGGTACTCGACTTTCGGTAGAAAGACTTATGCCGAATTTGATTGAGGCAACCATTATTAACGGAAAGTACGCAGGTAAAAATGTATGTATTCCTCGAATACCAATGATTCCGATTGATCTTCCGTTTGAATTCAAACGATTGAAATTTCCAGTTCTCCTGCGTTGGCAATGA